One stretch of Rhodoferax lithotrophicus DNA includes these proteins:
- a CDS encoding sigma-54-dependent Fis family transcriptional regulator — MANYERHQRLSNPQNNRTIMAAWDRFLSGDTPPPNALRCLIDDSWRRCLEVQVDPSRQQAASPVNESTLSSLQYQHRELLRAGKPVMAMARDFLAQSETIMILTDPNGMILGVEGDPRALDEAESIHLIAGSCWSEQLCGTNAIGTALSVGQPVQIHAAEHFCAGIKEWTCSATVIRDPYDGKILGTIDVSGLGKTFSPQSLALAVTTASRIESQLAKLEMDFRYQLLERGTATMSNTTDGVIICDRRGFPIKANALASAALLARGIHFNLKDTTQIPTLETGTFAPSTPVDAPEWLRADWLEPIVDAGERIGTLLTIPALQPNGTVSSWSRKAKPVQDLRPQDVKGFDALIGHSEPLLQAIQKAKMLAKSNVPVLLLGQTGVGKENFAQGLHRFGQVGERPFVALNCGSLSRDLLASELFGHCEGSFTGARRGGMIGKIEAANGGTLFLDEIGEMPLELQPHFLRVLEEGEIYRIGETSPRKVSFKLVSATNRNLRDEVAEGRFRMDLFYRVSVTSIRIPALTERKPDIPLLVAHFLGLLSDKYAAKPKRFRTEVLDAFEAYTWPGNVRELRNVVESMFLMAQGDAIGLDGLPPEIGSVDARQKTAEKMTEVPVLGKLEDLELALIRNTIEQDGGNLTLVAKHLGIAKSTLYLKLKRYGLS, encoded by the coding sequence CCGTGAACGAATCAACGCTGTCTTCGCTGCAATACCAGCATCGAGAGTTGTTACGTGCGGGCAAGCCCGTGATGGCCATGGCCCGGGACTTTCTCGCCCAAAGCGAGACCATCATGATCCTGACCGATCCAAACGGCATGATTCTGGGGGTTGAAGGTGACCCGCGCGCGCTGGATGAGGCGGAATCCATTCACCTCATCGCTGGCAGTTGCTGGAGCGAGCAGCTTTGCGGCACCAACGCCATTGGTACCGCCCTGTCGGTAGGGCAACCTGTACAAATCCATGCGGCAGAGCACTTTTGCGCGGGTATCAAGGAATGGACCTGCTCTGCCACCGTCATCCGGGACCCTTATGACGGAAAAATCCTGGGAACCATTGATGTTTCGGGTCTGGGCAAGACCTTCAGCCCGCAAAGTCTGGCTCTGGCCGTGACCACCGCCAGCCGTATCGAAAGCCAGCTGGCCAAGCTGGAGATGGATTTTCGCTACCAGTTGTTGGAGCGTGGCACCGCCACCATGTCCAACACCACCGATGGCGTGATCATTTGTGATCGGCGTGGTTTTCCGATCAAGGCCAACGCGTTGGCCAGCGCCGCCTTGCTGGCCCGCGGCATTCATTTCAACCTGAAAGATACCACCCAGATCCCGACTCTGGAAACAGGCACCTTTGCACCATCCACGCCGGTGGATGCCCCCGAATGGTTACGCGCAGACTGGCTTGAACCGATTGTGGATGCCGGAGAGCGGATCGGCACCTTGCTGACCATTCCCGCGTTGCAGCCCAATGGCACGGTTTCCAGCTGGAGCCGCAAAGCCAAGCCGGTACAAGACCTCCGGCCACAGGATGTCAAGGGTTTTGATGCCCTGATTGGCCACAGTGAACCCTTGCTTCAGGCCATTCAAAAAGCCAAGATGCTGGCAAAGTCCAACGTACCCGTCCTTCTGCTGGGTCAGACTGGTGTGGGCAAGGAAAATTTTGCCCAGGGTTTGCACCGCTTCGGACAGGTTGGGGAACGGCCTTTTGTCGCCCTTAACTGCGGTAGCCTGTCACGTGACCTGTTGGCCAGCGAACTTTTTGGTCATTGCGAAGGCTCATTTACCGGGGCGCGGCGCGGCGGCATGATCGGCAAGATCGAGGCGGCCAATGGCGGCACGCTGTTTCTGGACGAGATTGGTGAAATGCCGCTCGAATTGCAGCCACACTTTTTGCGGGTTCTGGAAGAGGGAGAAATTTACCGTATTGGGGAGACCTCACCACGCAAGGTGTCCTTCAAGCTGGTATCTGCCACCAACCGAAATTTGCGCGACGAGGTGGCGGAAGGACGTTTTCGCATGGACCTTTTTTACCGGGTATCTGTCACCAGTATCCGGATTCCCGCCTTGACGGAACGCAAGCCGGATATTCCCTTGCTGGTCGCGCATTTTCTGGGATTGCTGTCCGATAAATACGCAGCGAAACCCAAGCGATTCAGGACAGAGGTGCTGGATGCGTTTGAAGCCTACACCTGGCCCGGTAACGTGCGGGAATTGCGCAATGTCGTGGAGAGCATGTTTCTGATGGCACAAGGTGATGCCATCGGACTGGACGGCCTGCCACCTGAAATCGGATCAGTGGATGCCCGCCAAAAAACGGCAGAAAAAATGACAGAGGTTCCTGTTCTGGGAAAACTGGAAGACCTGGAGTTGGCATTGATCCGAAATACCATTGAACAGGACGGCGGCAATCTGACCTTGGTGGCCAAGCACCTTGGCATCGCCAAAAGTACGCTTTACCTCAAACTGAAAAGATACGGTTTGTCGTAA